One region of Trinickia violacea genomic DNA includes:
- a CDS encoding entericidin A/B family lipoprotein codes for MNRLIALVLLSCTAWLTACNTVAGAGQDISNGGHAITNSAEKAQSQ; via the coding sequence GTGAACCGATTGATCGCTTTGGTGCTGCTGAGCTGCACCGCATGGCTGACCGCGTGTAACACCGTGGCCGGCGCCGGCCAGGACATCTCGAATGGCGGGCACGCCATCACCAACAGTGCGGAGAAAGCCCAATCGCAATAG
- a CDS encoding transglycosylase SLT domain-containing protein, translated as MSRLLCLLVVSLGLMQCAVAQDRAQADALASGVSVMASAPDAASASTAPQIHAISEMLAQKFGLARAKAEQISAAVMSSASKYSLPPALVLAIISIESRFKEKAKGLHGATGLMQVVPAAHKQLVKNLDLTAPEDNIEAGSAILHGYLQSAQGDVGAALKSYGGSKAYATKVSLRAKDFQFDTAASDPAGSR; from the coding sequence ATGAGCCGACTTCTTTGCTTGCTAGTCGTTTCGCTGGGCCTGATGCAGTGCGCGGTCGCGCAGGATCGGGCCCAGGCTGACGCATTGGCGAGCGGTGTCTCGGTCATGGCGAGTGCGCCGGATGCGGCAAGCGCATCGACGGCTCCGCAGATCCACGCGATATCGGAAATGCTCGCGCAGAAGTTCGGTCTCGCGCGAGCCAAGGCGGAGCAGATTTCAGCCGCGGTGATGTCGTCGGCGTCGAAATATTCGTTGCCGCCCGCGCTGGTGCTCGCGATCATTTCGATCGAGTCGCGCTTCAAGGAAAAAGCCAAGGGCTTGCACGGCGCGACCGGGCTCATGCAGGTCGTGCCGGCGGCGCACAAGCAGCTCGTGAAGAATCTCGACTTGACCGCGCCTGAAGACAATATCGAAGCAGGCTCCGCGATTCTGCACGGCTACCTCCAGTCGGCGCAGGGCGATGTCGGCGCGGCGCTGAAAAGCTACGGCGGATCGAAAGCCTACGCGACGAAAGTCAGCCTGCGCGCGAAGGACTTCCAGTTCGACACCGCCGCAAGCGATCCTGCCGGATCGCGCTAG
- a CDS encoding response regulator transcription factor produces the protein MNIRVILADDHPFVLLGIRAALERDASIKVVGTASTPSELLDMLHSTPCDVLVTDLAMPDPDSIHEDGLRLIRRIRREWPQLGVVVLTSLTNGVILHSLVTDQAISVVNKAESMEDVAVAVRLAVQGEAHVGDTIAGALSNAGAEAFKSANLSPRETEVVRLFAGGHSLTEIARMLDRDVRTVSRQKRDAMVKLGIHNDPGLFAFAHAHGLI, from the coding sequence GTGAACATTCGCGTCATCCTGGCCGACGATCATCCATTTGTACTGCTTGGCATTAGGGCGGCTCTGGAAAGAGACGCGAGCATCAAGGTGGTCGGAACGGCAAGCACGCCGAGCGAATTGCTCGACATGCTGCATTCCACGCCGTGCGACGTGCTCGTCACGGATCTCGCCATGCCGGACCCCGACAGCATCCACGAAGACGGCCTGCGACTCATACGCCGCATTCGCCGCGAATGGCCTCAACTCGGCGTCGTCGTGCTGACCAGCCTGACGAACGGCGTGATCCTGCACTCCCTCGTGACGGACCAGGCGATCAGCGTCGTCAACAAAGCGGAGTCGATGGAGGACGTGGCCGTTGCCGTTCGCCTGGCGGTCCAAGGCGAGGCGCATGTCGGCGACACGATCGCCGGCGCGCTTTCCAACGCAGGCGCGGAAGCGTTCAAGTCAGCCAACCTCTCGCCGCGCGAAACGGAAGTCGTGCGACTGTTCGCGGGTGGCCATTCGCTAACCGAAATTGCACGCATGCTCGATCGAGACGTTCGCACCGTGAGCCGCCAGAAACGCGATGCAATGGTCAAGCTCGGTATCCACAATGATCCTGGGCTCTTTGCGTTCGCTCATGCGCACGGTTTGATTTGA
- a CDS encoding response regulator transcription factor, which translates to MTDIDTVVPIRTLIADDHPLMLLALENVVASLPDLRIVGRAIDSTELFNALGQLECDVVVTDLFMPGGTQGDGIEIIRRLKARYPNLPLVILTMSTDVDVLHEAIALGANAILSKRDRIDLVHVAVVTALARESYLGPTIRTLLADAKLAQRLERVRQLLSKRELEVFTHYASGLGITEIARQTGRSVKTISAQKCTAMKKLALQNDVDLYRFAIEHGLVARGRST; encoded by the coding sequence ATGACAGATATCGACACCGTAGTGCCGATTAGAACCCTCATTGCGGATGATCACCCGCTAATGCTGCTGGCGCTTGAAAATGTCGTCGCGTCGCTGCCCGATTTGCGTATTGTCGGTCGTGCAATCGATTCGACGGAGCTCTTCAACGCGCTCGGCCAGCTCGAATGCGATGTCGTCGTGACTGACTTGTTCATGCCGGGCGGCACGCAGGGCGACGGCATCGAAATCATTCGGCGTTTAAAGGCGCGCTATCCGAATCTGCCGCTGGTCATACTCACGATGTCGACGGACGTCGATGTGCTACACGAAGCCATCGCGCTTGGCGCCAATGCCATCCTCAGCAAGCGCGACCGTATCGATCTCGTGCATGTCGCGGTAGTCACGGCGCTCGCACGCGAGTCCTATCTCGGTCCCACCATCCGAACGTTGCTTGCCGATGCGAAGCTGGCGCAAAGGCTCGAGCGCGTGCGTCAGCTGTTGTCGAAGCGAGAGCTCGAGGTGTTTACCCATTACGCGTCGGGACTCGGTATCACGGAAATCGCGAGGCAAACCGGTCGCAGCGTGAAGACGATTAGCGCGCAGAAGTGCACGGCAATGAAAAAGCTCGCTTTGCAAAACGATGTCGACCTCTATCGTTTTGCGATCGAGCATGGTCTCGTCGCGCGGGGGCGTTCCACATAG
- a CDS encoding response regulator transcription factor, with amino-acid sequence MTIPIRIIVADDHPSVCLGMTRLLSSAPGFAVVGQASDAQSLAACLDACPCDVIVSDIGMPGLNGESNAIPLLRKVLRQGPRPYVIVITMINHGQMLTDLLQMGVSAIVDKRDAADSLTLAIESIGTGQPYLSRHVIETIGAIDGFPASRAGFLSCREWEVFQLYAKGMAIHQIAERLGRSGKTISTQKRSTMRKLGLDTEAQLIEYARQIGLT; translated from the coding sequence ATGACAATTCCTATCCGAATCATCGTTGCAGATGACCATCCGAGCGTTTGTCTTGGAATGACCCGTCTCTTGTCGTCCGCACCCGGATTCGCCGTTGTCGGGCAAGCGTCGGACGCTCAGTCGCTTGCCGCGTGTCTCGATGCCTGCCCGTGCGACGTCATCGTCTCCGATATCGGCATGCCGGGCCTGAACGGCGAAAGCAATGCCATCCCGCTGCTGCGCAAAGTGCTGCGCCAAGGGCCGCGACCGTACGTCATCGTCATCACGATGATCAATCACGGCCAAATGCTGACTGATTTGCTGCAAATGGGGGTGTCGGCCATTGTCGACAAGCGCGATGCCGCCGATTCGCTGACCTTGGCGATCGAGTCGATCGGCACGGGGCAACCGTATCTGTCCCGTCATGTCATCGAGACGATCGGCGCCATCGATGGATTTCCGGCGTCCCGAGCGGGTTTCCTGAGCTGCCGGGAATGGGAGGTCTTTCAGCTCTACGCAAAGGGCATGGCAATCCATCAAATCGCCGAGCGCCTTGGGCGCAGCGGGAAGACGATCAGCACACAAAAGCGCAGCACGATGCGCAAGCTCGGTCTCGATACGGAGGCGCAGTTGATCGAATATGCCCGTCAAATCGGGCTGACCTAG
- the aqpZ gene encoding aquaporin Z: protein MSNLRRRLMAEAAGTAWVVFIGCGSMVLSANFCAQGLGLLGVSLAFGLSFTTMAYAIWPVSGAHMNPAVTVGFAVAQRFSIRELVPYLAAQIVGATFGAWLLAYIAGGRPGFELAAAEFGANGYGDHSPFDYRLHAAAALEFAMSFALVMVNLLVSGRRVSRVIGPPTIGTCIALIYMVSLPVTNGAANPARSTGPALLVGGWALDQLWLFWAAPMAAAILAGLLFPLVQRRPRTAGR, encoded by the coding sequence ATGTCGAATCTAAGAAGACGGCTGATGGCCGAAGCCGCGGGAACGGCCTGGGTGGTGTTCATTGGTTGCGGCAGCATGGTGCTGTCCGCCAATTTCTGCGCTCAAGGCTTGGGTCTCCTTGGCGTATCGCTTGCCTTCGGGCTCAGTTTCACGACGATGGCTTACGCCATTTGGCCGGTGTCCGGCGCACATATGAACCCTGCGGTGACGGTGGGTTTTGCGGTCGCGCAGCGATTTTCGATTCGCGAGCTCGTGCCGTATCTCGCAGCGCAGATCGTCGGCGCAACGTTCGGCGCGTGGCTGCTCGCCTACATCGCCGGTGGCCGGCCGGGCTTCGAGCTCGCTGCCGCGGAGTTCGGCGCCAATGGGTACGGCGACCACTCGCCGTTCGACTATCGCTTGCATGCCGCTGCCGCGCTCGAGTTTGCGATGTCGTTCGCGCTGGTCATGGTCAATCTGCTCGTATCGGGCCGGCGCGTGTCCCGCGTCATCGGACCGCCGACGATCGGAACCTGCATCGCCTTGATCTACATGGTTTCGCTGCCTGTCACGAACGGCGCAGCCAATCCCGCGCGCTCGACCGGGCCGGCGCTGCTCGTCGGCGGCTGGGCACTCGATCAACTCTGGCTTTTCTGGGCGGCGCCGATGGCCGCGGCGATCCTCGCCGGCTTGTTGTTCCCGCTTGTTCAACGCCGGCCGCGCACGGCCGGCCGGTAA